The following coding sequences lie in one Brachionichthys hirsutus isolate HB-005 chromosome 15, CSIRO-AGI_Bhir_v1, whole genome shotgun sequence genomic window:
- the tada1 gene encoding LOW QUALITY PROTEIN: transcriptional adapter 1 (The sequence of the model RefSeq protein was modified relative to this genomic sequence to represent the inferred CDS: inserted 1 base in 1 codon), translated as MAAHASELEIAKKNLTEAIGDNVKHYWANLKLWFKQKISKEEFDVEARRLLAQENVHVHNDFLLAILTRCQIIVSTPEGAGPLQWQGGSASKPGKPKGKKKCSSRQKFDHRFQPQNPXSAARPFSPREAAPEDEELRLSAHTLLLPTRSQLEARMMVAAFELGLDNIAEDSVGAVVHAVELHLKDVLTAVVTRRKAYRLRDGRFPYAFGSDVTPQPYLKHSLAAYRGATECPPPSASLPAGVPPLVSPDEAEQQAVHLLACSADVPPAPLPPISMFDLLEALQVHHGVMPSHTMRALNTERILSRLWHPSHEELEQDGVHRQRLSAKDGVLAS; from the exons ATGGCAGCTCATGCTAGCGAGCTGGAGATTGCGAAGAAGAATTTAACTGAGGCGATTGGCGACAACGTGAAGCA ttattGGGCAAACTTGAAACTCTGGTTCAAGCAGAAGATCAGCAAAGAGGAGTTCGACGTCGAGGCTCGCCGGCTGCTGGCTCAGGAGAACG TCCACGTCCACAACGACTTCCTCCTGGCCATCCTCACACGCTGCCAAATCATCGTCTCCACACCGG AGGGCGCTGGACCGCTGCAGTGGCAAGGTGGCTCCGCTTCGAAGCCCGGCAAACCGAAAGGGAAGAAGAAATGCTCCTCCCGACAGAAATTCGAT catcgTTTCCAGCCTCAGAACC TGAGCGCCGCCCGGCCCTTCAGCCCGCGCGAGGCGGCCCCCGAAGACGAGGAGCTGCGCCTCAGCGCccacacgctgctgctgcccaCGCGGAGCCAGCTGGAGGCCCGCATGATGGTGGCGGCCTTCGAGCTGGGCCTGGATAACATCGCCGAAGATTCCGTCGGCGCCGTGGTCCACGCCGTCGAG CTCCACCTGAAGGACGTCCTGACCGCCGTGGTCACCCGGAGGAAGGCGTATCGGTTACGGGACGGTCGCTTCCCCTACGCCTTCGGCAGCGACGTCACGCCGCAGCCGTATCTGAAGCACAGCCTCGCCGCCTACCGCGGCGCCACCGAGTG CCCGCCCCCGAGTGCGTCCCTGCCCGCCGGCGTCCCTCCGCTGGTGTCGCCCGATGAGGCGGAGCAACAAGCCGTTCACCTGTTGGCCTGTTCCGCCGACGTGCCCCCAGCGCCCCTCCCCCCGATCAGCATGTTTGATCTCCTGGAGGCTTTACAG GTCCACCACGGCGTGATGCCCTCCCACACCATGCGCGCCCTGAACACGGAGCGCATCCTGTCCCGACTCTGGCACCCGAGCCacgaggagctggagcaggacgGCGTCCACCGGCAGCGCCTCTCGGCCAAAGACGGCGTGCTCGCCAGCTGA
- the LOC137904760 gene encoding disabled homolog 1-like yields MPVRLYHWILSLSLSLSLSLSLFRWFYLQNINHFDLFGDMSTPPSMPPSPANTLDPSRSSRQQQNPAEMYAPFSPTSVPSGYMTMGPVQAAQWAQQPFPPQAQTLAFPVQGPLQVTQVLPGGQPVIWSQANIYPATQQQWAAMAAYMPTQTMGVGGHAIPAAMLQGLVPITTMCPQACDLSAPSSAITSPQHTADPTLLRRQPSLGKEAPGLDSDAGEGPSASGAGVGAGVVSAAASRCGTPGPVGVPDTLSCSQLLQPSGSVAQEEEGSCSDLDLSRMTLSPGASTSPSTESPSTPAPQQSSSSDCPPSQTGDPPADGSPVDPDGSAEEEGSVSAVPGGAPGPLQDPTCPQEDT; encoded by the exons ATGCCTGTGCGGTTGTATCactggattctctctctctctctctctctctctctctctctctctctcttccgcTGGTTTTACTTGCAGAACATCAACCACTTCGATCTCTTCGGCGACATGTCCACCCCGCCCTCG ATGCCCCCATCGCCTGCCAACACCCTGGACCCCAGCAGGAGCAGCCGCCAGCAGCAGAATCCTGCGGAGATGTACGCCCCCTTCAGCCCCACCTCCGTGCCGTCAG GTTACATGACCATGGGTCCGGTGCAGGCGGCCCAGTGGGCGCAGCAGCCGTTCCCCCCCCAGGCCCAGACCCTGGCCTTCCCGGTTCAGGGCCccctccaggtgactcaggtcCTCCCCGGCGGTCAGCCTGTCATCTGGAGCCAGGCCAACATTTACCCCGCCACTCAGCAGCAGTGGGCGGCCATGGCGGCCTATATGCCCACCCAAACCATGGGCGTGGGGGGGCACGCCATACCAGCTGCCATGCTCCAAGGCCTGGTACCCATTACCACCATGTGCCCCCAAGCCTGCGACCTATCGGCCCCGTCTTCTGCCATCACCAGCCCCCAGCACACGGCCGACCCCACCCTGTTGCGGAGGCAGCCGAGCCTGGGGAAGGAGGCCCCCGGCTTGGACTCGGACGCAGGCGAGGGCCCCTCGGCGTCAGGAGCCGGCGTGGGAGCCGGCGTCGTGTCAGCGGCGGCGAGCAGGTGCGGGACCCCGGGCCCCGTGGGCGTCCCGGACACGCTGAGCTGCAGTCAGCTGCTCCAACCTTCAGGTTCCGTcgcccaggaggaggaagggagctGCAGTGACCTCGACCTCTCCAGGATGACCTTGAGCCCCGGCGCATCCACGTCGCCGTCGACCGAATCCC CGTCCACTCCGGCCCCCCAGCAGAGTTCCTCCTCGGACTGCCCCCCATCGCAGACCGGTGACCCCCCAGCAGATGGCTCCCCCGTGGATCCGGACGGCAGCGCCGAGGAAGAG ggctctgtctctgctgtccCCGGTGGAGCTCCTGGTCCACTGCAGGATCCGACAtgtccacaggaggacacaTAG
- the c8b gene encoding complement component C8 beta chain encodes MATGNAEEAPGRAGRAVGDPAVAHPVDCVLSEWSAWSRCDTCQKKRYRYAKLEQPSQFGGQPCNFHGREVEACEVPARYTCDNIPVCEGFLCTQTGRCIHRTLRCNGEDDCGDMSDEAGCGKVSKPCRQDVEEYWGIENLAKGINILDSNLEGVVLDNRYYGGSCLPHYIQDVGFRKPHNLQQYTLETKGSYDFTLLALDSYSDYMDHTMRERTSKTTVSFGFKIPGIAEFGFNYRDAKYTKSVKKIRRASGKSSSFMVAKAELEFAQYMLKQDDLMLHPEFLQRLRSLPQSYVYGEYGQIYRDYGTHYITEAALGGTYEHTTILNKASLEKSDYSLEDYKRCTQAGLRLGANIYGVYVTGGFQGGACRGLLKEMGDSTSHESVVQDFFAVVNGGSSQSITALVSERLPTPQLMELWGEGVRFNPDFIRKTTRPLHELVNSRDFSHHATLKRNLKRALSEYLAEASACRCAPCHNNGLAVMRGTRCDCVCPVGYTGLGCEITSRQSDIAIDGSWSCWGAWSSCSGGAKSRSRQCSNPAPGNGGLACRGLQQESTDCF; translated from the exons ATGGCGACGGGGAACGCTGAAGAGGCCCCCGGCCGAGCGGGTCGGGCGGTGGGTGACCCTGCGGTCGCTCATCCGGTGGACTGTGTCCTATCTGAATGGAGCGCTTGGTCACGGTGTGACACCTGTCAGAAAAAACGT TATCGCTACGCTAAGCTGGAGCAGCCGTCTCAGTTCGGAGGGCAGCCGTGCAATTTTCACGGCAGGGAAGTGGAGGCCTGCGAAGTGCCCGCCCGCTACACCTGTGACAACATTCCTGTGTGTGAGGGCTTCCTCTGCACGCAGACAG GGCGATGCATCCACAGAACTCTTCGGTGCAACGGCGAGGACGACTGCGGGGACATGTCGGATGAAGCCGGCTGCGGGAAGGTGTCCAAACCCTGCAGGCAGGATGTTGAGGAGTACTGGGGAATTGAAAACCTCGCCAAAGG gatCAACATCTTGGACAGTAACCTGGAGGGGGTGGTGCTCGATAACAGATACTACGGTGGCAGCTGCTTGCCACACTACATCCAGGATGTTGGATTCAGGAAACCACACAACTTGCAGCAGTACACTCTCGAG ACAAAAGGCTCGTACGATTTCACCCTGCTAGCCCTCGACTCGTACTCTGACTACATGGACCACACCATGCGGGAGCGCACCAGTAAAACCACGGTTTCTTTCGGCTTTAAAATTCCAGGCATCGCCGAGTTTGGCTTCAATTACCGGGATGCCAAATATACAAAATCGGTGAAGAAGATTCGTCGTGCCTCCGGAAAG TCCAGCAGTTTCATGGTGGCCAAAGCGGAGCTGGAATTCGCCCAGTACATGTTGAAGCAAGACGATTTGATGCTTCACCCCGAGTTCCTGCAGCGCCTCCGCTCATTGCCACAGTCCTACGTCTATGGGGAATACGGACAGATCTACAGAGACTACGGCACTCATTACATCACCGAGGCGGCCCTCGGCGGGACGTACGAGCACACCACCATCCTGAACAAGGCGAGCCTTGAAAAATCAG ATTATTCTTTGGAAGACTACAAGCGCTGCACCCAGGCAGGCCTTAGACTCGGTGCCAACATATACGGTGTATATGTGACAGGCGGATTTCAGGGCGGAGCCTGTAGAGGCCTGCTCAAAGAGATGGGAG ACAGCACGAGCCATGAAAGTGTGGTACAAGACTTCTTCGCTGTTGTAAACGGTGGAAGTAGTCAATCCATTACCGCTCTGGTGTCTGAGCGGCTTCCCACGCCGCAGCTGATGGAGCTATGGGGCGAAGGTGTGCGATTCAACCCAGACTTCATTCGCAAAACA ACACGCCCGTTACACGAGCTGGTGAACTCAAGAGACTTCTCCCATCACGCCACCCTCAAGAGGAACCTGAAGAGGGCCCTGTCGGAGTACCTGGCAGAGGCCAGCGCATGTCGATGTGCTCCCTGCCACAACAATGGACTGGCAGTTATGAGAG GCACcaggtgtgactgtgtgtgtcctgttggctACACTGGATTGGGCTGTGAGATCACTAGTAGGCAAAGCG ATATAGCCATCGAtggcagctggagctgctgggggGCATGGTCATCCTGTAGCGGGGGGGCGAAGTCGAGGAGCCGACAGTGTAGCAACCCGGCGCCCGGCAATGGAGGACTGGCATGCAGAGGACTGCAGCAAGAGTCCACCGATTGCTTTTAA